A genomic segment from Gemmatimonadaceae bacterium encodes:
- a CDS encoding TolC family protein, with product MNVNSPKAIRIGAVLSVIAALVAFAVRASEAQTPTPPPPRKLSLGEAARLAASQVATVMAARLRVDEAKARVTQARADLLPQISAFPNWSSVTINSASFGIHFPTQPGQAPLFDPNGSIIGPINLFDFRAGLTQTLWDPATKAKVAAAQSNVTAAGGDVASAEEQAASVAAVTYVRAQRAEAVVGARAADSVLATELVSIARDQLSAGVGVALDVTRAQSQLASSRAQLIIARNDRDRSLLELRRALNIDLDTPLQLTDSLEVPESESIENETAAADVAMKMRPDVRALDLQYAAAQQQYEAIRAGRLPSVGFFGRDGYNGLTLNHLLNTYSYGVQFTWPAFEGHRREGQEAEQSAVIREIDAHRRDLRKQVAADVRGALLDLGSAREEIDAARENQRLAQQEVAQARERFRAGVAGNADVVTASFTLNQARTTLIDALNAYQNARVSLARAQGVVSQIR from the coding sequence GAAAGCTTTCGCTCGGCGAAGCCGCGCGGCTCGCCGCATCGCAGGTCGCCACGGTGATGGCGGCCCGTTTGCGCGTCGACGAAGCCAAAGCGCGCGTCACGCAGGCGCGCGCCGACTTGCTTCCGCAGATCAGCGCCTTTCCCAATTGGTCGTCGGTCACGATCAACAGCGCGAGCTTCGGCATCCATTTCCCCACGCAGCCGGGCCAAGCGCCATTGTTCGATCCCAACGGGTCGATCATCGGGCCGATCAACCTCTTCGACTTCCGCGCCGGTTTGACCCAGACATTGTGGGACCCGGCGACCAAGGCGAAGGTGGCCGCCGCGCAATCCAACGTGACCGCCGCCGGCGGGGACGTGGCTTCGGCCGAGGAGCAGGCGGCCTCGGTGGCCGCGGTGACCTACGTGCGCGCGCAGCGTGCCGAGGCGGTCGTCGGCGCGCGCGCCGCGGATTCGGTGCTGGCGACGGAGCTCGTGTCGATCGCTCGCGACCAGCTGTCCGCGGGAGTCGGGGTCGCCCTCGACGTCACCCGCGCGCAGTCGCAGTTGGCGTCGTCGCGCGCGCAGCTCATCATCGCGCGCAACGATCGTGACCGTTCGCTCCTCGAGTTGCGGCGCGCGCTCAACATCGATCTCGATACGCCGCTCCAACTCACCGATTCGCTCGAGGTGCCGGAGTCGGAGTCCATCGAGAACGAGACGGCCGCGGCGGACGTGGCAATGAAAATGCGGCCCGATGTGCGGGCTCTGGATCTCCAGTACGCGGCGGCGCAGCAGCAGTACGAAGCCATTCGTGCCGGGCGTTTGCCGTCGGTGGGCTTCTTCGGGCGGGACGGCTACAACGGTCTCACGTTGAACCATTTGCTCAACACGTACTCCTACGGCGTCCAGTTCACCTGGCCGGCGTTCGAGGGCCATCGGCGGGAGGGACAAGAAGCGGAGCAGTCGGCGGTGATTCGCGAGATCGACGCGCACCGCCGCGACCTCCGCAAGCAGGTCGCCGCGGACGTGCGCGGCGCGCTGCTCGACCTGGGTTCGGCGCGCGAGGAGATCGATGCCGCGCGCGAGAACCAGCGTCTTGCTCAACAGGAAGTCGCGCAGGCGCGCGAGCGATTCCGCGCCGGCGTGGCTGGAAATGCCGACGTCGTGACGGCGTCGTTCACGTTGAACCAGGCGCGTACCACGCTGATCGACGCGCTGAACGCATACCAAAACGCACGAGTCTCGCTGGCTCGCGCGCAAGGCGTCGTTTCGCAAATTCGCTGA
- a CDS encoding HlyD family secretion protein yields the protein MATAVKQDPAQQKANDGRPPELDEAEESAGSRRWILLALVGVLLAVGLTWGYRQWSYGRVHESTDDAAIDGHLVPVLAKVSGYVQAVHASDNEHVREDSLLVQIDPEEYRVKVSQAEADLAAARATAGGTNTGGQARAAVQQATGQRASLDAQIQAAKANETKAKQDLARMEDLAAKQVVSKMQLDAARAAAQAATANVEALQQQTAAAGSSIEGAEAGVRLADARLKAAQAARDNAALQLSYTSVKAPESGIVSRKQVEPGQLVEAGQPLLTLVADTGVFVIANLKETQLADVHVGLPAEIQVDAYGGAVAKGCVASVSAATGSKFALLPPDNATGNFTKVVQRIPVKLRILEGVGANRPLRPGMSVDVHIDTKAAPVKC from the coding sequence ATGGCAACAGCAGTGAAGCAGGACCCCGCGCAGCAAAAGGCGAACGACGGCAGGCCGCCGGAGCTCGACGAGGCCGAGGAGTCCGCTGGCAGCCGCCGATGGATTCTTCTGGCGCTCGTCGGAGTGCTCCTCGCCGTCGGGCTCACATGGGGATACCGCCAGTGGAGCTATGGCCGCGTCCACGAGTCGACCGACGATGCCGCCATCGACGGACACCTCGTGCCGGTGCTGGCGAAAGTCAGCGGCTACGTCCAGGCCGTTCATGCGAGCGACAACGAGCATGTGAGAGAGGACTCGCTGCTCGTGCAGATCGATCCTGAGGAGTATCGCGTGAAGGTGTCGCAGGCCGAAGCGGATCTCGCGGCGGCGCGCGCGACGGCCGGCGGCACGAACACAGGCGGTCAGGCCCGCGCTGCGGTTCAACAGGCCACGGGGCAGCGTGCCTCGCTCGACGCGCAGATCCAAGCGGCGAAGGCGAACGAGACCAAAGCGAAACAAGACCTGGCGCGCATGGAGGATCTCGCCGCGAAGCAGGTCGTGTCGAAGATGCAACTCGACGCGGCACGCGCCGCGGCGCAAGCCGCGACCGCGAACGTCGAAGCGTTACAGCAACAGACGGCCGCCGCCGGAAGCTCGATCGAGGGCGCCGAAGCCGGCGTTCGTCTCGCCGACGCGCGCCTCAAGGCCGCGCAGGCGGCGCGCGACAACGCGGCGCTCCAGCTTTCTTACACGAGCGTGAAGGCGCCCGAATCGGGGATCGTCTCGCGAAAGCAGGTCGAGCCGGGCCAGCTCGTCGAAGCCGGCCAACCGTTGCTCACGCTCGTCGCCGACACCGGAGTCTTCGTCATCGCCAATCTCAAAGAGACGCAGCTCGCCGACGTCCACGTCGGCCTGCCGGCGGAGATTCAGGTGGATGCCTACGGCGGCGCTGTGGCCAAGGGCTGTGTCGCGAGCGTGAGCGCCGCGACCGGTTCCAAGTTCGCGCTGCTTCCCCCCGACAACGCGACGGGGAACTTCACCAAGGTCGTTCAGCGAATTCCCGTGAAGCTCCGCATTCTGGAAGGCGTGGGCGCGAATCGTCCGTTGCGCCCCGGCATGTCGGTGGACGTCCACATCGACACGAAAGCCGCGCCCGTGAAGTGCTGA